CTACTAATCAGGCAGCAGAGACCGAAGTGGCGGTCGGCATTCTTAGCGGCAATTTGGAAACCCTGCGTTCAGTTGTCGCCGGTCAGAGCCGCAACAAGCAACAACTAGAGGTTGCTGTCAGCGAGATTAACAAAGGCTTTGCCGAGGTTCAATCATCAAGTACAAATTTGACCAATAGCCTGGATAAGTTTGTATCGGTTAAAGAGTCTGCCGAGGCGCTCGAAGTGCAGGCAACCAAGATTAATGAAATTACCGGTATGGTGGCGGCAATTGCCGGTCAGACCAACCTGCTCGCGCTTAACGCCGCCATCGAAGCGGCAAGGGCGGGAGAGCAGGGGCGCGGTTTTGCGGTCGTCGCTGAAGAAGTGCGCAAACTGGCAGAACAGTCGCAACACCACTCAGACAGTATCTCCGACGATCTGAAGGTTCTCATGGGAACAATTGGCGGCGTGGTTTCGCTAATTGAAGCTGAATATGATATTCTCGCCGCGGAAAGCCACCAACTCGACGCGGTTGTCCGCAACACCAGCGATCATGTCGGCAATATCCACGGAGTTGCCAACAATATCGTGGATATGATTGATAAATTGGAGCATGAGATGGCTGGGCTGAACCAGGTGTATGGCAAGATTGAATCTCTGGCTGCGATATCGGAAGAGAATTCTGCTGCCACTGAGGAAGTCAGCGCTTCGGTTCAGGATTATAATGATAAGCTTCGGGACATGATGGATAAGATTCGCGAGTTTAAGACGGTGATAGCCCACTTCGGCGAAGACATCAACCAATACCGGACGTAAGGCTGTTGATAAACGCCAATCTGCGTTGCACCCGCAAGGGGTATGCTGCCAACTCTAAGGCGCTGAAGCGCCAAGAGTTGCGCAATCAGCCCTGCGGGGGTGAGCTTGCCGTACTTGCCAGTACTGTCCGCGTTCATCTCCTCGGGCTGCCTAGCATCTCGGCATTTCTGAACAGCCTTAGGCCGAAGAACCTCGGAACCGTAGCGGTTCGAAAAACAAAATGGCCGACAGACTGTTGTCTGTCGGCCTAATTTCAACATATACTATGTATGCTTGTCCAAATGTAGTGCAATTTAGCTAGCGTGGACGAAGCGACGGTCACATTCCTGTTTTTTTGCATCGTTGAAGTTGTCGATGTTGCTTAAGTAGCCAGTGATGCGGCGGACGCGGCGGATGGGAGATTTCTCGGAGGCGTTAATAATTACTTCTTCGCCATCGCGGGTAATTTCCATATAAGCGATTGCTTTATGGCGCTCATGCCACAGGGCTTGTTCTTCTGCCACGAGCATAGTAATTTCCTCATTTGTCAGCGATGGGTCAGCTACGATTTGAATTCCGTTGATAGTCATAATGACTCCCTCCCAATCTTATCTGCAGTAATTGTAGCATACGGAGAACTATTATTGCTATCAGACAAAAGTTCCATTTTGGACAATTATACTAATCTATTGCTAACTGCGCTATATATGGTTGATATTTCGAAGCTTTTCACTATATCTTGTGATGCAACTAAATATTAGCTTCAAGTGCGAAACTATGGTATTCTTAGTAATAATACGTTAAATGCTGGATAAGGTGCCGTAGCGGCTTATCTGTACATACTGTATTGTGGAGGTTTGACATGATAAGAGAACGACGCAGTAAAGAAAAGTTAGAACAATATTATCGTAAGTTTGTTGATCAAGGGGTCATGGATCCCAACGTTCATCCCTGGGTCGCAGAGTCATGGGAGAGTAGCCGTGCTGCTAGTGTGCCGCATGAACGAATGTGCTTAACACATAAGTTGACGCGAGAGGAACTGGCGATTCGCCGACAAGACAACAGCGCGGCTGTTGCTTTTATCGACTCTCTATATCTGACATTGCAAGAGCATTTTAGCGCTTATAATCTTAGTCTGTTGTTAGTAGATCGTGACTGCTATGTATTGAAGAACTACGCATTGCCGTTTTTCCAAAAGACGGTGGACGAGGTAGAAGGAGCCCGACTTTCTGAACAAGATATCGGTACGTCAAGCATTAGTCTGGCTTATGCCAGACAGATTCCGTTCTTGCTGTTCGGACCCGAGATGTGGACCGAGGA
The genomic region above belongs to Anaerosporomusa subterranea and contains:
- the nrdD gene encoding anaerobic ribonucleoside-triphosphate reductase; translation: MTINGIQIVADPSLTNEEITMLVAEEQALWHERHKAIAYMEITRDGEEVIINASEKSPIRRVRRITGYLSNIDNFNDAKKQECDRRFVHAS